A stretch of Actinomycetes bacterium DNA encodes these proteins:
- a CDS encoding sigma-70 family RNA polymerase sigma factor, translated as MEEETALPMADIDDTMVDLPAVGGDDASLVARVLDKDSDAMAEMYDRYADRINTMCTHMLRDADEGADVCGQVFLTAFQRLHQLRDPAKLRPWLYAIARNEVYRRSRDRARVRPMQEVDDMKALSMDPTEFESAGPDATAELPKADPAELAALVQAAAGGLDDRDRMVLELNLTQGLDGEDLADALGVKVDNAYQMTHRMKERLERSMSALLVVSAGRDQCGDLEGVAKKWDGTYDVLWRKRFARHVDGCDRCQKMKAKLPKAVLSGAALSQAAQSALLAAPISVRDEVLGQGAAVVASASGKPWSSSGFPPLAKPPRKVWKYAVGAVLAAALAVVLAEGLGNGELLPVDSTDSPDVSTPSSVVTTSPPTTVPGTVPPTTGAPVPSTTVPGASTTTTTPRGSATTTPGATTTVPSDGGTTTTTITEGVPDPPQDPKYETPPQITPINPPSLSIPMPSIYLPPIYLNTTTTYYGLY; from the coding sequence ATGGAAGAGGAGACGGCACTCCCCATGGCAGACATCGACGACACGATGGTTGACCTCCCCGCAGTTGGTGGGGACGACGCGTCGCTCGTTGCCCGGGTTCTCGACAAGGACTCGGATGCCATGGCGGAGATGTACGACCGCTACGCCGATCGGATCAACACGATGTGCACGCACATGCTGCGTGACGCCGACGAGGGCGCGGACGTGTGTGGCCAGGTGTTCCTCACCGCTTTCCAGCGGTTGCACCAGCTCCGCGATCCCGCCAAGTTGCGTCCCTGGCTGTATGCGATTGCACGAAACGAGGTCTACAGGCGTTCACGGGACCGAGCCCGGGTGCGCCCCATGCAAGAGGTGGACGACATGAAGGCACTCTCGATGGACCCGACGGAGTTCGAATCCGCGGGCCCCGACGCAACTGCCGAGTTGCCGAAGGCCGACCCGGCCGAACTGGCTGCGCTCGTGCAGGCGGCGGCGGGTGGTCTCGACGACCGGGACCGGATGGTGCTGGAGCTCAACCTCACCCAGGGCCTCGACGGCGAGGATCTCGCCGACGCCCTCGGGGTGAAGGTCGACAACGCCTACCAGATGACCCACCGGATGAAGGAGCGGCTCGAGCGCTCGATGTCGGCGCTGCTCGTGGTTTCCGCGGGTCGTGACCAGTGCGGCGACCTCGAGGGTGTCGCCAAGAAGTGGGATGGCACCTACGACGTGCTGTGGCGCAAGCGTTTCGCCCGTCACGTGGATGGCTGCGACCGCTGCCAGAAGATGAAGGCGAAGCTCCCGAAGGCAGTGCTCTCGGGTGCGGCACTCAGCCAGGCTGCCCAGTCGGCGCTGCTCGCGGCTCCGATCTCGGTGCGCGACGAGGTACTCGGCCAGGGCGCGGCGGTCGTGGCCAGCGCTTCGGGCAAGCCGTGGTCCTCGAGCGGGTTCCCACCGTTGGCGAAGCCCCCTCGGAAGGTCTGGAAGTACGCCGTCGGGGCTGTGCTGGCCGCTGCCCTGGCGGTGGTTCTCGCAGAAGGACTCGGCAACGGCGAGTTGCTGCCGGTCGACAGCACCGACTCACCCGACGTGTCCACACCGTCGAGCGTTGTCACGACCTCGCCTCCTACGACAGTGCCGGGAACGGTTCCGCCCACGACCGGTGCGCCGGTGCCCTCCACCACGGTGCCGGGTGCCTCGACGACCACCACAACGCCCCGCGGCTCGGCCACAACCACCCCCGGAGCGACAACGACGGTTCCGTCCGACGGGGGGACCACGACCACAACGATCACCGAGGGCGTGCCGGACCCACCGCAGGACCCCAAGTACGAGACCCCACCACAGATCACGCCGATCAATCCACCGTCGTTGTCGATCCCGATGCCGAGCATCTACCTGCCGCCGATCTACCTGAACACGACCACGACGTACTACGGCCTGTACTGA
- a CDS encoding serine/threonine protein kinase, protein MGDGHAAVGRAGGRFGPEYADVVQISRGGSGTVFRARHARLNRTVVIKALDAIGTDGTSSAVEEARTQASVCWHSNVLTVLGEGTTDSGWPYLVLEDAEGGSLDEVVRECGPLRADRAVEVARQLAGALLAARSESVIHCDVKPSNVLLARDGSVRLSDFGASVRSASHTIDPLQGSLPFAPPELLEGRSPGPSNDVYGLGATLCFGLTGRAPFGDADQPASTTIARIHTETPCLGTVDAPSWSTELIGRCMAKDPSARPTIRQVCAELDRANSSRSEDDQPAVTDVSATAHQVIGARRAVVERLYATLGEQRGAVALVRGLFAALRGSGSRRSPRSSGWPPMSTHLCSSSCCPTSMMCTRPCRRSGWRRTTPA, encoded by the coding sequence ATGGGAGACGGGCACGCTGCTGTGGGCCGCGCGGGCGGCCGGTTCGGACCTGAGTACGCCGACGTGGTCCAGATCAGCCGAGGTGGATCCGGGACCGTTTTCAGGGCCAGGCACGCGCGGCTCAACCGCACCGTCGTCATCAAGGCTCTCGACGCGATCGGGACGGATGGCACGAGCAGTGCTGTGGAGGAAGCCCGAACCCAGGCCTCCGTCTGCTGGCACTCGAACGTTCTCACGGTACTGGGAGAGGGAACCACGGATTCGGGTTGGCCGTACCTGGTCCTGGAGGACGCGGAGGGAGGCTCGTTGGACGAGGTCGTCCGGGAGTGCGGCCCGCTTCGAGCGGATCGCGCGGTCGAGGTTGCCCGTCAGTTGGCCGGTGCCCTCCTCGCAGCCCGTTCGGAGTCGGTGATCCACTGCGATGTGAAGCCGTCGAATGTCCTGCTTGCCCGAGACGGTTCGGTGCGCCTGTCGGACTTCGGTGCGTCGGTGAGATCGGCGAGCCACACCATCGACCCGCTCCAGGGCTCGCTGCCGTTCGCCCCGCCCGAGCTGCTGGAAGGCCGGAGTCCCGGGCCCTCGAACGACGTGTACGGGCTGGGCGCAACTCTCTGCTTCGGTCTCACGGGCAGGGCTCCGTTCGGCGACGCTGACCAGCCGGCGTCCACCACCATCGCCAGGATCCACACTGAGACCCCGTGCCTTGGTACCGTGGATGCACCGTCGTGGTCCACGGAATTGATCGGCCGGTGCATGGCCAAGGACCCATCGGCGCGTCCGACCATCCGCCAGGTGTGCGCAGAACTCGATCGTGCCAACTCGAGCCGCTCCGAGGACGATCAGCCGGCCGTCACCGACGTCTCTGCAACCGCCCACCAGGTCATCGGGGCCCGGCGAGCAGTGGTCGAGCGCCTCTACGCAACCCTCGGTGAACAGAGGGGAGCCGTCGCTCTGGTCAGGGGCCTGTTTGCTGCCTTGCGAGGGAGTGGGTCGAGGCGATCGCCCCGATCATCCGGATGGCCGCCTATGAGCACCCATCTATGTTCCTCGTCATGCTGTCCAACCTCGATGATGTGCACGCGGCCCTGCCGTCGCAGTGGGTGGCGGAGAACCACACCGGCGTGA